A region of Anoplopoma fimbria isolate UVic2021 breed Golden Eagle Sablefish chromosome 24, Afim_UVic_2022, whole genome shotgun sequence DNA encodes the following proteins:
- the LOC129113349 gene encoding histone H4 has protein sequence MSGRGKGGKGLGKGGAKRHRKVLRDNIQGITKPAIRRLARRGGVKRISGLIYEETRGVLKVFLENVIRDAVTYTEHAKRKTVTAMDVVYALKRQGRTLYGFGG, from the coding sequence ATGAGCGGCAGAGGAAAGGGCGGGAAAGGACTCGGTAAAGGAGGCGCTAAGCGTCACCGTAAAGTTCTCCGTGATAACATCCAGGGAATCACCAAACCCGCCATCCGTCGTCTGGCTCGCCGCGGCGGAGTGAAGCGTATCTCCGGTCTGATCTACGAGGAGACCCGCGGTGTGCTGAAGGTGTTCCTGGAGAACGTGATCCGTGACGCCGTCACCTACACCGAGCACGCCAAGAGGAAGACGGTGACCGCCATGGATGTGGTGTACGCCCTGAAGAGACAGGGCCGCACCCTGTACGGGTTCGGAGGCTGA